TCTATTTCGGAGAGCAGACGTCTTTGAATCCGGTCGTCATTCATACCGCACACAAGACGATCTCTTAACCTTTGCTCCAGTGTAGTGCCAAAGTTACAGTCATGAGCTAGTCGTCTGAGCTCCGctacatatgcactcacagatTCCGTAGGCTGACGTGAACGCGAGTCAAACACATATCTCTGCACCATCTCGCTTGGTTTAGGATTGAAGTGCTCTTTCATTACTTGTGTTAACTGATCGAATGTTTTCGAAGATGGCTTATCTGGACTCACCAGGTTTCTCATGAGCTTGTACGTTGCTGGACCGACCACACTGATTAGGAtagccctctgtttctctccatcatcGATCCCATTAGCTTCAAAAAACTGATCGAGAACCTCGCAGTACTCTTCCCAAGTCTGCTCTTTTGCATCAAAAGTTGACAGGGTGCCTATCATCATCGTAGTCATCTTTCCGTTTTGCTCGTTACCTCCAGTCCAATAGCACTTTGCACGTTCCTACCGTCTGCCACCTGCGGTCATCCCGACGCATCCGACTTTAATCAGGCACTTTTCTCCTCCATCCAGTATCCTCGTCGCCAATATGTGATAACGTAGTTTCCATTAAATGAGGATTCAATCCAGATGATCATGTTCAGTATTTAATATAAGAACTCGCAGAGGTTGTAGATAACGTACATCACTCAGGTTAGGTATCTGCTTAATCtactgtcaatgtcttgacctcCAGGGTTAACTGTGCCTCCTGATGGAGTGGGGTGGTATTGCAATAGTATCTATATGAACCAGATAATCACGATACCACAGTCTCCTGCCGAAGAAACGAACAAGCAAACCAAAGGAACCAAGTTCATGTGTTTAGCTGAATTAACTCTGGGCGAGCTGTTTGTAGTTATTAGGTAGCATGTGTACACGACTTGGGCTTGTGTCACGTGAAGTTAAAACGTAAGAATTGGAGCAGAAAACATGGCTAAACAGCAGCCGCACCCTGAAAATGTTTTGATAAGAGAGAAAGGCCGGGCCTTCCAGTGAAACACGCTTTATTTAGTTTAGGTCCTATTTCGCAACACGGCACGAAATATCCCTGAAGTCAGACCTTCATGTCTTCATTTCTCTATTGTGTTTCAACCTGAACGACACTGCCAAGTTTAGGGAGTACCGTGGATGACCCCAAATACATCTTAGACGGAGGAGCAGTTTTTACTCCATCAACTCAAAAAGCACCCACACTGATGTCACCccgcaaaaaaataaaaccccaAATCTGTACGTTACAGAATATTTATTATGAACACAAGACGACAGGTTAACTTTCATAGACTGGGAGGAGGGTTACGACATTTAGACCTCTCTCCCGCTCTACTCTGGGATTGACTCGTCAGGTCTGGTCGGATGAGTCCACAGGACTTAGGTATCCCTGATCAGCTTGGTGAGCTTCTGAACCTTGGTCTTGGTGGACATGTCCACATAGTTGTCCCCGATGCTGACAATCATGCCACCGAGGATGGATGGGTCAGACTGTAGACAACAAAAACAGAGGGGAAAAGTGACAAAAGTTTATCACCTTGTTCTGGGACAAATGTCATTGAAATCCAACAAGATACTTACGAATCAATCATAATGCAATTTGTTTAGTTCCTCCCCACAGTTCTACATGGTTTTACTTAATGGTtacaaaaatgataaaaatatAAATTTAGAGCATATTTAATAAATTGTAACAGTATTACTAGTAGACCGTGTAGATGAGAGAATAGAAGGGCCTAAAGGCCACCtcctgagagtgtgtatttCAGGAGACCTCCCATGGACGCTCCAATAGAAACACAACCTTATATTTCTAATAGAAGGCTCCAGAATTTCACATAATCCTCAGTAAAATGTTCCAACCATAACAGAACGTTATACTTCCAATACAAGGTACCACAATGTTTACCTAATATCATGTTTGATTACTCAGCAAAATGCTGAAATAGAAACAATCTTTTCTTGCCAATGAACgtctttatatattttttttaactgggAAAGGCAAGCAGATTAACCTTCACAGCGCAGTGGCGTGATCATGTTGTTGTCTTACAGCAGAAACTGAATTCCAGAGCTACCCTTGATTAAACACGAAATGAGATCGAATTCTCTGAGCAACGGGTATATCCACCACTTCAACTTCACGGCCTTCTAGAAAGTTCTACAGACAACCGGCATACCTTGGTCACCAGATTGATGGTCTGTCCCTTTGCCAAGAAGCCATTCAGGGCAACTTTCAGATCTGCCAAGCTGGCTTCATCCAGCGCCTAACAGCacagatgaaaataaataaaaaaaagttaaaagttaAAGAATCACAGAACATAACTAACAGTACATCAAATGTATTTTAACCTGCATATACAATAAGGCTTTGATGTATGCAACACTAGTAATGACACACTAGCGTAAGACATCTGTCCAAAACAAGCCCCTAAACATTTTAAATCTTGGACTTTGAGGAAACACACTGGTTTGACCAGAATACAATAACTACATTAACTTTGTCTGAATCTAGCTTGGCTTCTGATAATTCAATACTTTAACATGGTGAAATCCTGTTTGGACCTAACCTGTGAAGGTTAGGGGTGTaatacacacatttcacaattCAATACAACAAAGTGAGTGTTGAGGTTACTAAATTCAGTTATCTATTTGATACGGCCCTTTCCATTTTACAGTCCACATGAACTGAACAAAATGCGTCCACATTGTGACCAGTGGAGCAAGCTTACTTTTTGGTCTATCAGCCACAGTTACTAGCCACTTTCTCACCAAGTTGAGATATGTGTATTATACGTTTAGcaaattgtattgtatatttattttgtagatttattatatgtttattatatgtgtaatctatgttcagagtacttatatgttattataggttatgctatggtagtttgttgtgcggtgtcttgtcctaagaatttcagtgcccagtctgactctttttctgtgcatctgacaaataaatacttgaacttgaacaagtTGTATATTTTGTATCCATAAATGTGTTCATATGGCATGGATGTATTAATGAATGTACTtctttgcagccatctgtttgggtcagcagcatcagagccagtgaCCCTAAGAAACTAAACAAACTGCTAACAAAGGCTGACTCCATTCTGGGGACTTGTTGGTTATGGAGAGAAGTATGTTGCACAAGCTGCTCAACATATTGGCGCCCCCTACACAACCTGCTGGTCAGACAACAGAGTGTCTTCAGTCAGAGGCTCCTTCATCGCCGTGGCAATAAGGACCGTTACTGGTCATTCCTGCCCACTGCAGTAGCCATCTTCAACGACTCTCCTCTGTGCCGGGTGGCAATGCTATGCATTGTGCATATTTAATTTGAACAATAATCGTAATATCTTGCCTTAAAGTTcaattctatttttatttaatgtagCATTGTAATAGGTATGTGAATATCACACATTCATTCCATAATGTCTATCAAAAGGTTTTTTGACAATATAATTTACTTTTGGAGACGTAATCTCCAGATGACCAAAGGGACATAGATAGGCTAATGTCTACTGGTCTTTGCTAAGCATTTGTCCGACTTTCCACTGTTTACAAAGGCAAACTGGGAGCAGCGCCAAAGTCCATCACTGGCCCAAAAATGCATTTCATCCATTCAATTTCAAAACCCAACATTGTCCTGAACAAGCCTGCACCAAATCTgcaacaaaacattttcacagatgcgttagcgagctaattttacatttaaaacGAAAGAGTTTGCATCtccatttgtgtttttcaattCTTACTGTTATGCATTATTATACACTAAACGCCTGAGTATTCAGACTCCAAAATGTCTGCGTTCATACAACACGGATGTCTACGTGCGCATTTGCGTCTCCAAAGTATATTAGTTTTGCTGTTGCTGACACGTCTCTCAGTGCACAAGTTCAATCGCTCTCAGTATTTGAAACAATATTTCTACGTCGTGTGGATCTACAGCAAAGACTGTTCAGGATaggcaagggggaggggggacttcTTCAATCACTACATttatatcagagtaagcccttgctacGTTGGTGTCCCATTAGTTCTCAgaattgtttaatgtctatgtgaagttATTCATCATccgcaagtggttgtgatcactttgaacccacaactgccttttattggtgagctgattgaGAAATTTAACCTTGCttcaggctatgcagcaaaTGGTTtcttggttgctatggttatctagttgctatgctagctaactaaggaaccttaaataaccttaaacagTTTAAATGGCAGAATTCCGTTtagcatgaaatgatagctagttaccTAGCCGATGTTACAGTGTCCTCAATTTAAGAATTATTATAGGAAAATGGTAGAAACCCTAAGGGTGCCTGGTCATCttcatatttacattaattcatattcacacataaacaGGAGTCCATATTAACACACGCTAGCAACTACCAACTGTTAGGATGGTTccttaagctagagatagctaggttaATTGGCATGAGACCTTGTATGTTTTACACCGCTCACGAGTCTCAGAGGTTCCTGCTCCGTAGCATTCCATTCAAAACAGTCGGTGGAAATACACAACATATGCTACTTTATCGATAGTTGATATtcgattatttatttatagtaCACGTGCATACTAAATTGAAGTATATCAAAAGACACAAATCGATACAGAATATTTTTACAACCCTAGTGCATGTTTCATttagaaaaacagaacaaacatacaggggtgcgtgtgtgaggaCTGACAAACAGATCTGGTGTACCTGTGCGGTGGTGACTGAGCAGGTGACCTCTCCACGGTGGGCCTTCATCATCATGGTGTAAGCACCAATAACGTCAGCGGTGACGGGCAGGCGGCCATTTTCAGCCAAAACACCTGTAGTGGgcagtcaccatggcaacagtacATTGAGTACGAACCTGAACTTTggcccttttttccccccattgaGACGAAATAACTTATATAAAGTGCCATAGCACTACCTGATTATTCCACATATGTAATGgtgatatcaaaataaatatGATCAACATCTAGTGGCTTGTCGGTGCTTTCATTGTCATTTCATTGGGCCTTCATTTCTCATCGGGGCAAGTTGACCCTTTTAAATACTAAATGACAAATCATGCTATTCTTATAGTTGCACCTGGAGATCATAGAGAAGGAGCGAGTCAGCCACTCACCGATGAAGTTGAGTGTGATAGGGGTGGCCTTGACCTGGCTGAGGGCGTCAGTGAGGGTCTTCTGCTTTAAGCTGCGCTTCACATGGGGGTTCATTACAATGCTGGACACCTTGGGGTCCTTAATCAGGCCCTGTGGGAGGCAAAGGAGACAGTGAAAGAAGACGTGAATATACGAGAGGGTGAACGAGttggaaaggaaaggagattgAACAAGGACGCAACAGATTCGCCATCCCACTACATGGGTGCACACAAAGCATGACAGATTCAATTGCACTGCATGAGTGAAATCCAATTATATGCATTAGAGCTAAATATTATATGCAGAGATCTCCTGACGAGAAGCTACACTGAAAAACCTTACATTTACTCTGCCTACTGGAGAAAGATGAGAGTCCGCCGAAGCATTCAACACATTCTACAAGCAATAAGGAGCAGGAATGTGACCAAACTCTTTGGCACCCATCAATAATGCTTCATGGGCTTCTCCTTGCAACAAAAGGTTTGTATTAAAACAAATGATACACAACTGAAATACAGAGTGGAGTAGTATGAAGGTCACTGCAGAGGGCtgtaggagagaggggggaataaGGCAGAAATGTAAAAATCACTCACAGCCAGACGCCCCAAATCCTGCTCCACCTGATCCAGTTTCTTCTGCTTACTGGCTGCTGAGAACAGAGCAGTGGCATAGCGACCTTCCACTCCATACACCGTGATTGGgggctaaagagagagacaaacaggccTGAAGTTCACAAGTGTCCAATAGTCTATGGTATCCCTACCACCACGCCCCCGGCACTGCATGCTCTACCATGGCGGAAAGAATAACGTTACATCTAAAATGGTAACAAATGCCAGTTCCTAGTTCAACGCGTAAAGGAAAATAATCGGCCCCGTCACACTTACCTTCATCAGCTTCGATCGGACGACCGACGTGCTGAATTGACGCACCTGCAGAGTGAGAGATAAATGGCAATGTCAGCTTAGATTTAGTCAAGTTAGTAAAGCACCAGCTGAGCCAGATAAGCTACTTTTTTGATTAACCAAACCATGTCAGACATCGAACGTGTTCAATGACTTAGTCCAAATAAACAATATCACAAAGTTCCTGAATGACACCCAAGATAGCAACCATGATAACCTTCAACTTACAAACAGCATAACTCAGCTTCCCACTGACAAAGTTAGCTAGTCAACGAGTTAGCTACTGGCCTGGCATAGCATGCTAATGTCAGCAAAATTGCACTGAATCTGGACTCTTGGTTAACACATGCCTGTCTccagcataaacacacaatttGTGTTGCCAGACATTACTTTGCCACCACCAATATGGTGTAATGTCAAAGTAGGCATTGCAAATCAGGCATTATGATCTCCTTTGAATGTTAAGGTTGGCTAAAATAAAACTGCTAACCACTGACGTTAGCAACAGACCACAGCGTTTAGCAAggttgctaacgttagctaccatACAGCACTTAACACCACGTCGAAATGCACttcgaaaagaaaaaaatatatgaatgtTAACCCACAGTGCTGTTAAACACAAACTTCTCTcgtatattatttattaaatcaaataaaagacTGAGCAGAAAGCAGTAGAAATTGTAAAGGTTTTCCGAATGTCATACCTGCAGCCCCAAGCCTATCCCTGCCATTTTCTCTGAGAAGTGACTGAGAAGTGAGGTCAAAATACATACGCATGCGCCAAAGTCGCACCAAATAAACGTCCTTCAGCTGCCATGTATTGTGGGACTTGCTGTTCCgtataatttttttcctttgttgGGCTACTAAAGAATCCGAATCTGAATCATCTTTGCCTTTGTTGGCCAAGCCGGAACATAGCGTGTACGGAATGTGGATCAGGTCGTTTTTGGCTCTCAAGCAGGACAGTATACAGATTATATACAGTCAATATACAGATCATATACGGATAGGCCTGACATAAAACCAAACAATTGGGCCTGAATTGAAAGTGTGTTGGCAATGCAAACAACAACATGAGGGATAGAAAGATGGTGGTATATTTGTTCCGTATGTACCTTATAGAATGAATTAAGAATTCACCAAGGTGTCATGAATAAATCTGGAAATAGAACAAGAATAGCTGTCATAACAGATATCACTGGTCAGCTGTTGATGATTTTCCTTGCCCATTTCCTGACTCTTGAGTTGTGCTGGGGGTTGGGTAGGGGGGGCACCAATTACTTTTTACTTGTATAGGTAGACAGACAAACCCCTGTCATCAGTGTCCATCACGTGCAAATAACAAGCtgaatatttaaatatattttcctATAAATAGTTATAAAAACAAATCTATGTATTATATGGCAAGTCAAAGGGATAGTGTTAATTATCACTAGCCCCGAATTAAGTACAGATTGCTGAATCCAGACACCAGTTGAGACTCACACGGCATGTCAGTTGTAATGTGCATATCCGCCACAAGGGACAGAGGAGCATACTTTGGCAGGTAGGGCATAATCTTCCTGAgcaaaatgataaaaaaaatgacaaaaagatTGAGAGACATGATCTATGTGATCCATGTAACCTGCAGTCAATGTTTTGTTGGTGTTCTGAAGCCAAGATTTGTTGCAGTCTTTGTTGGAAGAACAGTTGACACGCTGGGTTGAGCACAGGCCATGTGGTGTATGGAGGGGCTGTCTGGGACGAGGAGGATGGAGTTGGGCCTAGAAATAGTGACTGCTGTTCCAACCAGTGTAAAAACAGTTTCATTATAAAATGTAATGCAGGTTGACATAGCAGTAATCCAAATACCTTT
The sequence above is a segment of the Clupea harengus unplaced genomic scaffold, Ch_v2.0.2, whole genome shotgun sequence genome. Coding sequences within it:
- the LOC105899357 gene encoding ATP synthase subunit O, mitochondrial, translated to MAGIGLGLQVRQFSTSVVRSKLMKPPITVYGVEGRYATALFSAASKQKKLDQVEQDLGRLAGLIKDPKVSSIVMNPHVKRSLKQKTLTDALSQVKATPITLNFIGVLAENGRLPVTADVIGAYTMMMKAHRGEVTCSVTTAQALDEASLADLKVALNGFLAKGQTINLVTKSDPSILGGMIVSIGDNYVDMSTKTKVQKLTKLIRDT